A segment of the Longimicrobium sp. genome:
TGAAAGCGAATTCCCCGCCCGCCCGCCCCGGGCTGCCCCGCCGGCTGCGAACTCCCCCTCCCGCCGCTGTGGCGATAGTTCAGCAGCGAGGTGAACAGCGGCGCGGGTGCCGCCACCCCGCTGCAGCGCTGCGCCAGCGACAGCGAGGCGTGCTCGTGCCGCAGCAGGTCCGCCAGCAGCGCGTGCGTGCGCCGCACCGCCGCCTCGGCCCCCTCCTCTTCCACCCCGATCCGCACCGGCAGCGTGTTGATCAGCGGGCCCATCACCCGGTCCACTCCCTCGCCGCCCTGCATGCGGCCGAAGAGCACCGTCCCGAAGACCACGTCGCTCCGGCCCGAGACCCGCGCCAGCACCTGCGCCCACGCCAGGTGGCACAGGCTCGCCGCGCTCACCCCCAGCGCCCGCGCCCGCCGGCGCAGCCGCGCGGCGACGTCGCCCGCCACCGGAAGCCGCGCCTCCCCGATCCCATCTCCCTCCCTCCACACGTCCAGCAGCCCGTACGGCGCCGTCGGCTCCTCCACGTCGCCCAGCATGCCGCGGAAGAACCGCTCGTGCTCCTCCCGGCTCACCCCCAGGCGCGCCCGCGCCACGTAGTTGCGGAAGGGGAGCGGCGCCGGCAGCTCGGACTCGACACCCCGCAGGTGCGCCGAGATCTCCTCCTGCAGCACCTCCACCGACTCGCGGTCGTCCACCAGGTGGTGCATGAGGATCAGCAGCAGCCACCGGCCCCGTGCGCGGTCCTCGGCGATGCACGCCCGCAGCAGCGGCGCCCGCCCCAGCTCCATCCGGTACTGGCGAGGGTCATGGCGCCGCCACAGCTGCTCGGCCGCATCATCCGCCGCATCCAGCTCCACCTCATCCACCGACAGCGGCGCGTGCCGCCAGACGACCTGCACCGGCTCGCGCAGCCCCTCCCAGGCCACGCCCGTGCGCAGGATGTCGTGGCGGTCGATCACCGCCTGCAGTGCCGCCAGGTACTGCTCCAGGCGCGCGCGCGTGTCGAACTCGGTCACGCTCGACGTCAGGTACGGATCCCCCTCCTGCGACAGCAGATGGTGGAAGTGGATCCCCTCCTGCAGGTGGGTCAGCGGGTAGATGTCCTGCACGTTCGCGGCTCCGCCCGGCACCTCCGCCACGATCCGGTCGATCTCCACCTGCGTGAGATCCACCAGCGGGAGCATCTCCGGCGTGAGGAGCTCGCACCCCTCCGGGATCGCGTTCGCCGGGACCTCCATCTCGGGAAACGCTCCGCCCAGGGCCTGGGCCAGCTCCGCCAGCACCGGGGTGGTGAACAGGGCACGCACGTCCGCGTGTAGCCCCGCGTGCCGCATCCGCCCGATCAGCCGGATCGCCAGGAGCGAGTGCCCGCCCAGCTCGAAGAAGTGGTCCCACCGCCCCACCCGCTCCACCCCCAGCACCTCTGCCCAGATCCCGGCCAGCGCCGCCTCCACCTCTCCCAGCGGTGCCTCGTAGCTCCGCCGCGCGTACGCATCCCCCTCCGGCGCCGGCAGCGCCTTCCGATCCAGCTTCCCGTTCGCGGTCAGCGGGAGCGCGTCCATGAAGACGAACGCGGCCGGCACCATGTACTCCGGCAGGCTCTGGCGCAGGCGGTCGCGCAGCGCCTCGGCCTCCGCTTCACCCACCACGTACGCCACCAGCCGCCGGTCACCCGTCTCGTCCTCGCGCACGATGACGGTGCAGTCCCCGACGCCGGGCGCCTGGCGCAGCGCGGCCTCGATCTCACCCAGCTCGATCCGGAACCCGCGGATCTTCACCTGCTCGTCCAGGCGGCCCAGGTAATCGAGCGTCCCGTCCGCCAGCCACCGGACGCGGTCGCCCGTGCGATACAGCTTTCCGGCGCCGAACGGATTTTCGACGAACCGCTGCGCCGTCAGCTCCGGGCGGTTCAGGTACCCGCGCGCCACGCCGCCGCCGCCCACGTACAGCTCGCCCGGCACGCCCACGGGCAGCGGCCGCAGCGCCGGGTCGAGCACGTACAGCTGCAGGTCCGGGATGCGCACGCCGATCGGGCTGCCGGAGCCGCCGAACACGTCCGCCTCCGTCAGGCGGCGATAGGTGACGTGTACGGTCGTTTCGGTGATCCCGTACATGTTCACCAGCCGCGGCGTCTCGGCGCCGCGGCGCTCCACCCACTCGCGGAGCGTGGCGGGCTCCAGCGCCTCGCCGCCGAACACCACCACGCGCAGCGCCAGGTCGCCGCCCCGCTCGCCGTCGACGCGGATGAACTGCCGGAACGCCGAGGGGGTCTGGTTGAGCACGGTCACGCCCTCGCGCTGCACCAGCGCGTGGAACGCCTCGGGGTCGCGGCTGACCAGGTGCGGCACCACCACCACGCGGCCGCCGTAGAGCAGCGCACCCCACAGCTCCCAGACCGAGAAGTCGAAGGCGTACGAGTGGAAGAGCGTCCACACGTCGTCCGGGCCGAAGCCGAACCATGCGTCCGTCGCGGAGAAGAGCCGCGCCACGTTGCGATGCTCGATCAGCGCTCCCTTGGGCGCGCCGGTGGAGCCGGAGGTGTAGATGACGTACGCCAGCGAATCCGGCCCCGCGCCGCTCTCCGGGTTCTCCGCGCTCTCCGCCGCGATCTCGGCCGCCGCGCCGTCCAGGCTCACTAGCTCCACGCCCTCCCGCGCCGGGAGCGCGCCGCGCAGCGACTCCTGCGTCACCAGCACGGGCACGGCCGCATCAGCCAGCACGAACGCCAGCCGCTCGGCCGGGTAGCCGGGGTCCAGCGGCACGTAGGCGCCGCCGGCCTTCAGCACCGCCAGGAGGGAGACCACCATCTCCAGGCTCCGTTCCAGGCAGATCCCCACCCGCACCTCGGGGCCCACCCCGCGGCGCCGCAGGTGGTGGGCGAGCCGGTTCGCGCGCTCGTTCAGCTCGCGGTAGGTGAGCGACTCCTCCTCGAAGCGCACGGCCACCGCCCCCGGCGTGCGCGCCGCCTGCGTCTCGAACAGAGAGTGGATGCACCGGTCCGCCGGATACTCCGCTTCGGTCCCGTTCCACGCCTCCAGCACGAGCGCGCGCTCCGCCTCGTCGAGCAGCTCCAGCCGCGAAAGCCGTACGTCCGCATCCGCGGCGACCTGCTCCAGCACCCGTGCCAGGTGGCCCAGCATCCGGCGGATGGTGGAGCGGTCGAAGAGGTCGGTGCTGTACTCCACCGTGCCGTGGACGCCGCCGTCGTGCGGAACGGCGGTGAGCGACAGGTCGAACCGGGTGGTCTCCCACTCCGCGTCCACCCCCGCCATCCGCAGCCCCGCAAGAGGGCCTCCCCCGCCCTCGACGTTCTGGAGGATGAACATCACCTGGAAGAGCGGCGCGTGGCTCAGGGAGCGCTCCGGCTGCAGCTCGGCCACCAGCTTCTCGAAGGGCACCTCCTGATGCTCGTACGCGCCCAGCGTCCCCTCGCGCACGCGCCCCAGCAGCTCGCGGAAGGTGGGGTCGGCCGAGAGGTCGGTGCGCAGCACGAGCGTGTTGGCGAAGAAGCCGATCAGCTCCTCCACCTCCTTCCTCGTCCGTCCCGCGATCGGGCTGCCGACGACGATGTCCTCGCTCCCGCTGTACTTCGACAGCAGCAGCTGGAAGGCGGAGAGCATCACCATGTACAGCGTGGCGCCTTCGCCGCGGCCCAGCGCCTGTAGCCGGTCGAGCAGCGCGAGCGGCAGGTCGAACCTCTCCCGCGCGCCGCGGTGCGACTGCACCGGCGGCCGGGGCCGGTCCGTCGGCAGCTCCAGCAGTGCGGGCGCGCCCGCCAGCCGCTCCTTCCAGTAGCCGACCTGGCGGTCGAGCGCCTCGCCCTGCAGCTGCTCGCGCTGCCACACGGCGTAATCCGCGTACTGCACCGGCAGCTCGGCCAGCGGCGAATCGCTCCCCTCACGATAGGCCGCGTACAGCGCCGACAGCTCGCGCAGGAGGATGCCGCTGCTCCACCCATCGGTGACGATGTGGTGGACGCACAGCATCAGGACGTGCTCCTCCGCCGCCACCCGCAGCAGCGCGGCGCGGAAGAGCGGGCCCTCGGCCAAGTCGAACGGACGCGCCGCATCCTCCCGCGCGCGCCGCCGCACCTCCGTCTCGTGCGCAGTCTCGTGGAGCCCCGACAGGTCGTCGACGGGGAGCGCGAAGCCGGAGAACGGCGCGATCACCTGCACCGGCGAGCCGTCCACCTCGCGGAAGAC
Coding sequences within it:
- a CDS encoding amino acid adenylation domain-containing protein produces the protein MLTADGKGGGDGYPSTAPAVSVGPDDLAYVAFTSGTTGTPKAIAGTHRPLAHFFGWYARELGLGDADRVSVLSGLAYDPLLRDVFAALTVGGSIAIPDPDQVGTPGWLGGWMRETGVTIVHLTPAMGQILATGTGDAQLPALRLACFGGDVLRAGDVARLRAIAPNAEVVNFYGATETPQAMGCFRLPTGLAEVSPAVPVGRGIDGVELLVVTPSGSLAGIGELGEIAVRTPYLSRGYLNDAELTAARFVANPLTGDPADRVYRTGDLGRYRPDGAVVPAGRVDGQVKVRGFRVELGEVESALASHPAIREAAVMARETEGGDRRLVAYWVPAEGTTQPDAASLRLHLKALLPEYMVPSAWVRLDRLPLTANGKLDRCALPEPEPAAADARTAAPRTPTEEILAQLWAEVLRTESVGVDDDFFALGGHSLLATRLLARVQNALGVVVPLRALFEGPTVAELAARVEEMRRAGLPVLPPVVPVDRDRPLPLSFAQERLWFIDRLEGGSAPYNIPTALRLGGALDVGALERSLGEIVRRHESLRTVFREVDGSPVQVIAPFSGFALPVDDLSGLHETAHETEVRRRAREDAARPFDLAEGPLFRAALLRVAAEEHVLMLCVHHIVTDGWSSGILLRELSALYAAYREGSDSPLAELPVQYADYAVWQREQLQGEALDRQVGYWKERLAGAPALLELPTDRPRPPVQSHRGARERFDLPLALLDRLQALGRGEGATLYMVMLSAFQLLLSKYSGSEDIVVGSPIAGRTRKEVEELIGFFANTLVLRTDLSADPTFRELLGRVREGTLGAYEHQEVPFEKLVAELQPERSLSHAPLFQVMFILQNVEGGGGPLAGLRMAGVDAEWETTRFDLSLTAVPHDGGVHGTVEYSTDLFDRSTIRRMLGHLARVLEQVAADADVRLSRLELLDEAERALVLEAWNGTEAEYPADRCIHSLFETQAARTPGAVAVRFEEESLTYRELNERANRLAHHLRRRGVGPEVRVGICLERSLEMVVSLLAVLKAGGAYVPLDPGYPAERLAFVLADAAVPVLVTQESLRGALPAREGVELVSLDGAAAEIAAESAENPESGAGPDSLAYVIYTSGSTGAPKGALIEHRNVARLFSATDAWFGFGPDDVWTLFHSYAFDFSVWELWGALLYGGRVVVVPHLVSRDPEAFHALVQREGVTVLNQTPSAFRQFIRVDGERGGDLALRVVVFGGEALEPATLREWVERRGAETPRLVNMYGITETTVHVTYRRLTEADVFGGSGSPIGVRIPDLQLYVLDPALRPLPVGVPGELYVGGGGVARGYLNRPELTAQRFVENPFGAGKLYRTGDRVRWLADGTLDYLGRLDEQVKIRGFRIELGEIEAALRQAPGVGDCTVIVREDETGDRRLVAYVVGEAEAEALRDRLRQSLPEYMVPAAFVFMDALPLTANGKLDRKALPAPEGDAYARRSYEAPLGEVEAALAGIWAEVLGVERVGRWDHFFELGGHSLLAIRLIGRMRHAGLHADVRALFTTPVLAELAQALGGAFPEMEVPANAIPEGCELLTPEMLPLVDLTQVEIDRIVAEVPGGAANVQDIYPLTHLQEGIHFHHLLSQEGDPYLTSSVTEFDTRARLEQYLAALQAVIDRHDILRTGVAWEGLREPVQVVWRHAPLSVDEVELDAADDAAEQLWRRHDPRQYRMELGRAPLLRACIAEDRARGRWLLLILMHHLVDDRESVEVLQEEISAHLRGVESELPAPLPFRNYVARARLGVSREEHERFFRGMLGDVEEPTAPYGLLDVWREGDGIGEARLPVAGDVAARLRRRARALGVSAASLCHLAWAQVLARVSGRSDVVFGTVLFGRMQGGEGVDRVMGPLINTLPVRIGVEEEGAEAAVRRTHALLADLLRHEHASLSLAQRCSGVAAPAPLFTSLLNYRHSGGRGSSQPAGQPGAGGRGIRFQERTNYPVALAVNDLGDDFLVVAQVAAPAEAERVCRMMHTALERLVEALETTPGRAIGSIDVLPEAERRHVVEEWNRTDAEHPAGSPIHRLFEEQAERTPDAVAVVHEDRSLTYAALNARANRLAHHLRALGVGPEACVAILMPRSIELVVSELAILKAGAAYVPIDPSFPAERIAFMLADSGSAVVLALPGADLPELPGVRRVDVDALAEGNAENPRVPADGEAPAYVMYTSGSTGRPKGVVVPHRAIARLVFDNGYADFGADDRVAFAANPAFDATTMEVWGPLLHGGRTVVVPQDVLLDPDAFAGTLADQQVTTLFITTAVFNQHAQAIPGALASLRRLLTGGEAADPSSFARVLAEGGPVSLIHCYGPTETTTFAITHPVTDVAPDARTIPLGRPISNTRVYILDSRGQPVPVGVAGEMHIGGAGVALGYLNRPGLTAERFVVDPFAAEAGARMYRTGDLGRWLPDGTIEFVGRTDFQVKIRGFRIEPGEIEARLLAHGAVREARVIVREDQPGEKRLVAYVVGGVEVEGVREHLRRGLPEYMVPAAIVVLERLPLTPNGKLDRKALPAPEHAAGTDRYVAPRTPVEEVLAGIWAEVLRLERVGVEESFFELGGHSLLATRVVSRIRELFGVELPLRALFEGPTVVEVAGRVEERRRAGESAALPPLIPVAREAPLPLSFAQERLWFLHQMEPEGAGYNMPRPRRLRGRLDAGALERALGELVRRHESLRTTFRPVEQGGAVQVVHPAASARLPVLDLADLAPQAREQEARRLAREDAERPFDLERGPLLRATLLRLVDEEHVLLLAMHHIVSDGWSMGVLFRELFTLYESFSPPSGAARPASPLPPLAVQYA